One stretch of Manis pentadactyla isolate mManPen7 chromosome 10, mManPen7.hap1, whole genome shotgun sequence DNA includes these proteins:
- the LOC130685053 gene encoding eukaryotic peptide chain release factor GTP-binding subunit ERF3A-like isoform X1 has product MEPGAPVEPSEEEQSLCEGSNSAVSMELSETVVENGETEMSPEESREHKEEISEAEPVGGSLGGGRPPEEGAQEMMEEEEEIPKPKSVVAPPGAPKKEHVNVVFIGHVDAGKSTIGGQIMVLSLSEVACTFSVSNFK; this is encoded by the exons CACCTGTGGAACCTTCTGAAGAGGAACAATCGTTGTGTGAAG gttcaaattcagctgttAGCATGGAACTTTCAGAAACTGTTG TAGAAAATGGGGAGACAGAAATGTCCCCAGAAGAATCACGGGAGCACAAAGAAGAAATCAGTGAAGCAGAGCCAGTGGGTGGCTCCTTGGGAGGTGGAAGGCCCCCAGAGGAAGGTGCCCAGGAgatgatggaggaggaagaggagatacCAAAACCCAAATCTGTGGTTGCACCACCAGGTGCTCCTAAGAAGGAACATGTAAATGTTGTATTCATTGGGCATGTAG ATGCTGGCAAGTCAACCATTGGAGGACAAATAAT ggtgctgtctctctctgaagttgcctgcactttttctgtaagtaactttaaataa